In Gasterosteus aculeatus chromosome 15, fGasAcu3.hap1.1, whole genome shotgun sequence, a single genomic region encodes these proteins:
- the LOC120832594 gene encoding protein tyrosine phosphatase type IVA 2, giving the protein MNRPAPVEISHDCLRFLITHNPTNAQLGRFIEDLKAYGVNTLVRVCAATYDKTPVEQEGIQVVDWPFDDGSAPPEQVVDDWLNLLQTKFREEPGSCVAVHCVAGLGRAPVLVALALIESGMKYEDAVHFIRLKRRGAFNSKQLLYLESYKPKLCLRSKDANGQSCSVQ; this is encoded by the exons ATGAACCGACCGGCTCCGGTGGAGATCTCTCATGACTGCCTGAGATTTCTCATTACGCACAACCCCACCAATGCACAACTCGGGAGGTTTATAGAG GATCTGAAGGCGTATGGTGTGAACACCCTGGTGAGAGTGTGTGCCGCCACATACGACAAGACACCAGTGGAGCAAGAAGGTATCCAAGTCGTG GATTGGCCGTTTGACGatggctccgcccccccagaACAGGTGGTCGATGATTGGCTGAACCTGCTGCAGACAAAGTTTCGGGAGGAACCGGGTAGCTGTGTGGCTGTGCACTGCGTGGCTGGATTAGGAAG AGCTCCGGTGTTGGTGGCCCTGGCGCTCATCGAGAGCGGGATGAAATACGAAGACGCCGTGCACTTCATAAGGCT GAAGCGGCGCGGAGCCTTCAACTCCAAGCAGCTGCTGTACCTGGAGAGCTACAAACCCAAACTGTGTCTGCGCTCCAAGGATGCCAATGGACAGAGCTGCTCCGTACAGTAG
- the gjb9a gene encoding gap junction protein beta 9a isoform X1 — protein sequence MSFDQMWKRKPLFIHVCVCVCVLGPCAGAAAMNWSGLESLLSGVNKYSTAFGRIWLSMVFVFRVMVFVVAAQKVWGDENKDFVCNTRQPGCTNICYDHIFPISHIRLWALQLIFVTCPSLMVMAHVKFREGKDKKYEEQHHGSHLYANPGKKRGGLWWTYLLSLVLKAGFDMSFLYILYRIYHGYDLPRLSKCSLEPCPNTVDCFISRPTEKKIFMLFMVVSSAVCILMCFCEMIYLIGKRVVKEMRLRKNNEMLRFAEEHELTNMAPPRSQYRRVDPTLTDSQLSLNKADRVRNSAMSTNL from the exons ATGAGTTTTGACCAAATGTGGAAACGTAAGCCTTTATtcatacacgtgtgtgtgtgtgtgtgtgtcctaggCCCCtgtgcaggagcagcagctaTGAACTGGTCGGGACTTGAGAGCTTGTTGAGCGGAGTCAACAAATACTCCACTGCGTTCGGGAGGATTTGGCTTTCCATGGTGTTTGTGTTCCGTGTCATGGTGTTTGTGGTGGCAGCGCAGAAGGTTTGGGGCGACGAAAACAAAGACTTTGTGTGTAACACGCGGCag CCCGGCTGCACCAACATCTGCTATGACCACATCTTCCCCATCTCCCACATCCGCCTGTGGGCGCTGCAGCTGATCTTTGTCACGTGCCCGTCCCTGATGGTGATGGCCCATGTCAAATTCCGCGAAGGAAAGGACAAGAAATACGAGGAGCAGCACCACGGCTCCCACCTGTACGCCAACCCCGGCAAGAAGAGAGGGGGCCTGTGGTGGACCTACCTGCTGAGCTTGGTCTTGAAGGCTGGATTCGACATGTCCTTTCTGTACATTCTGTACCGGATATACCACGGATATGACTTGCCCAG GCTATCCAAGTGTTCGCTGGAACCGTGCCCCAACACCGTGGACTGCTTCATCAGCCGCCCCACGGAGAAGAAGATCTTCATGTTGTTCATGGTCGTTTCCAGCGCGGTGTGCATCTTGATGTGCTTCTGCGAGATGATTTACCTCATCGGCAAGCGCGTCGTCAAAGAGATGAGGCTCCGCAAGAACAACGAGATGCTCCGGTTTGCTGAGGAGCACGAGCTCACCAACATGGCCCCACCCAGGTCGCAGTATCGCAGGGTCGATCCAACGCTGACAGACAGCCAGCTGAGTTTAAACAAGGCGGACAGGGTCAGAAACAGTGCTATGAGTACGAACTTGTAG
- the gjb9a gene encoding gap junction protein beta 9a isoform X2, which translates to MNWSGLESLLSGVNKYSTAFGRIWLSMVFVFRVMVFVVAAQKVWGDENKDFVCNTRQPGCTNICYDHIFPISHIRLWALQLIFVTCPSLMVMAHVKFREGKDKKYEEQHHGSHLYANPGKKRGGLWWTYLLSLVLKAGFDMSFLYILYRIYHGYDLPRLSKCSLEPCPNTVDCFISRPTEKKIFMLFMVVSSAVCILMCFCEMIYLIGKRVVKEMRLRKNNEMLRFAEEHELTNMAPPRSQYRRVDPTLTDSQLSLNKADRVRNSAMSTNL; encoded by the exons aTGAACTGGTCGGGACTTGAGAGCTTGTTGAGCGGAGTCAACAAATACTCCACTGCGTTCGGGAGGATTTGGCTTTCCATGGTGTTTGTGTTCCGTGTCATGGTGTTTGTGGTGGCAGCGCAGAAGGTTTGGGGCGACGAAAACAAAGACTTTGTGTGTAACACGCGGCag CCCGGCTGCACCAACATCTGCTATGACCACATCTTCCCCATCTCCCACATCCGCCTGTGGGCGCTGCAGCTGATCTTTGTCACGTGCCCGTCCCTGATGGTGATGGCCCATGTCAAATTCCGCGAAGGAAAGGACAAGAAATACGAGGAGCAGCACCACGGCTCCCACCTGTACGCCAACCCCGGCAAGAAGAGAGGGGGCCTGTGGTGGACCTACCTGCTGAGCTTGGTCTTGAAGGCTGGATTCGACATGTCCTTTCTGTACATTCTGTACCGGATATACCACGGATATGACTTGCCCAG GCTATCCAAGTGTTCGCTGGAACCGTGCCCCAACACCGTGGACTGCTTCATCAGCCGCCCCACGGAGAAGAAGATCTTCATGTTGTTCATGGTCGTTTCCAGCGCGGTGTGCATCTTGATGTGCTTCTGCGAGATGATTTACCTCATCGGCAAGCGCGTCGTCAAAGAGATGAGGCTCCGCAAGAACAACGAGATGCTCCGGTTTGCTGAGGAGCACGAGCTCACCAACATGGCCCCACCCAGGTCGCAGTATCGCAGGGTCGATCCAACGCTGACAGACAGCCAGCTGAGTTTAAACAAGGCGGACAGGGTCAGAAACAGTGCTATGAGTACGAACTTGTAG
- the fcf1 gene encoding rRNA-processing protein FCF1 homolog has product MAKQKTKKFAAMKRMISLKDNRIKEKDRAKAKEKKKKDPAALKEREVTKYPSCLFFQYNTQLGPPYHVLVDTNFINFSIKAKLDIVQSMMDCLYAKCVPCITDCVMAEIEKLGMKYRVALRIAKDPRFERLPCTHKGTYADDCLVQRVTQHKCYILATVDRDLKRRVRKIPGVPIMYISSHRYNIERMPDDYGAPRV; this is encoded by the exons ATG GCTAAGCAGAAAACCAAGAAGTTTGCTGCAATGAAGAGAATGATCAGTCTGAAAGATAACAGGAT AAAAGAGAAGGACCGGGCCAAagccaaagagaaaaagaagaaggatcCCGCGGCGCTTAAGGAGAGAGAAGT GACAAAGTACCCATCGTGCCTGTTCTTCCAGTACAACACTCAGCTCGGTCCACCGTACCACGTTCTAGTAGACACCAATTTCATCAACTTCTCCATCAAGGCAAAACTGGACATTGTTCAGTCTATGATGGACTGCCTGTACGCAAAAT GTGTCCCATGTATCACAGACTGTGTGATGGCTGAGATTGAAAAGCTTGGAATGAAGTACAGAGTCGCGCTCAG GATAGCCAAGGATCCAAGGTTTGAACGGTTGCCGTGCACACACAAGGGGACGTATGCCGATGACTGTTTAGTCCAAAGAGTAACGCAG CACAAGTGTTACATCCTGGCCACTGTGGACAGAGATCTGAAGAGAAGAGTCAGGAAGATCCCCGGCGTACCCATCATGTACATCTCAAGCCACAG gtACAATATTGAACGGATGCCTGACGACTATGGTGCACCAAGGGTTTAA